Within the Malus sylvestris chromosome 4, drMalSylv7.2, whole genome shotgun sequence genome, the region TGTTGTCCTTGTACTTGACACTGTCTTCAGCGACGTGCAGCCTTCAGTTTCAACATTACATAGCACTGGGAGCTCTGGTAAAGATTGAAGCTGCTTGCAGCCGACTAAGCCGAGTTTAGACTACCGAGAAGCTTGTTTGATGCTTGCAGGTATGCTCCCAACCTTGGTTCCACTCAGATATAATTCTTGCAATGAGGTTGAGCAAACGAGACCATCAGGGACATCCTTAAGTGCTTGCAGCCACTAAGGTCTAAAGTTTGAAGACTAATTAGGTTTTCAATAGACGAAGGAAGCATTTCGATAGCTGTCCTATTCAAACTAAGAGACACCAAAAGTTCCATTGGCTTCAAGATTTCAGGGAATTTGGAAAATCTAGAGCAATCTTTGAGATTAAGTCTCTCAATATATTTCAACTTGCAGATGTTACCTGGGATACTTGAAAGCCTTTTGCAACCTTGTGGTTTATTATGTTTGAGCGCAGGGAGAAACTCGATTAATGAGGGTAGCTCTTTAACCGTTGTTCCACTTAAATATAAGAACTTCAAATGTTCCTTTAGCTCTAAGATCTTTGAGAAGTTTTCAAGTTCAGGGCACCCAGAGAGATCGAGTTTTGTGAGATATTTCAACTTACAAATGCTCTTTGGGATACTTGAAAGCCTTTTGCAACCTTCTAGTTCAAGTCTTTTGAGAGAAGGGAGAAACTCGATTGATGAGTGTAGCTCTTTTACCACTGTTCCACTTAAATTTAAGCACTTTAAATGTTCCATTGGCTCCAAGATCTCTGGGAAGTTTTCAAGTTTGGAGTAGCTAGATAGATTGAGTTCCTCCAAATATTTCAACTTACAAATGTAGGTTGGTAGACTCACAAGTCTCTTGCAATCAACCAATGATAATGTAGTTATATCCTTGGGAAGCTCAGAAAACTTGCCAAGAGATGTGCAGCCATCTAGATTAAAACAATCAGAGACTTTCAGTTTACACATGTTGCTTGGAAGTTTATCAAGGTCTTTGCAATAACGTATATTCAAGTAAGAAATATTTTCGTTAGGCCAAACTGATTCAGGCAACTCCTTTATTCCAGTTTCTTGTAAATCTAAGTATTTAATACTTCCTGGCATCTCTGGAAGATACTTGAGACTCCAGCAAGCTGCAAGACCAAGACGAGTAAGCTTGTGGAGATGTTGAAAATACCATGGAATTTCAACCAAACATGGACAGCCACAGAGATTTATGTGCACAATTTTTAGACTCCCAGAGAGATTTGGAACTTCAGTTAGATAATGAGAGTGCGACAGATCGATAACTTGTAAGTTGACAAGCATCTGCAACAAATGAAATAGAAAtataaagaattaatataatttctacaCTTGATTTTATACAAGAATTAAAATaggcatataatataatatacctAGTTTTCTTTCCAAAGATTCTTAACTTTGATATTGGGCATGTGAAGCTCAACTAGATTTTCCGAAGAAAAAGTTGACGGCAAAGATTCCAGCGGATAATAAGCCCAGTAAAGATAACGAAGAGAATCGGGAAGGTCTAGAGGAGCGGTCAATTGACCACACAAGCTTAGAATTATTAGGTTAGACATCTTTTTGAAGTCTGCATGTTTCAATGGTCGCTCTTCAAGATTATACCAATCAACCTCTATGGCTTTAACATTTGGAGTTTCCTGACAATTAGAAGAAAGTTTAAATGTGAATAcatatgttttcaatatgttcaaATGCAACGCACATTTGGAACAAAGAGTATCTGTCATGGTAATGATGCACATGTGTCTTAGTCTAGTCAAATATCCAACGTAATTGTATCCTCCTCTACTTGtctaaataaacaaacatttgTTCATATTCCAACACTTCCTAACACAATAAatattcaatcaaattcgtttttttaAATCTCACTTCTTTATTATAAATTTGTTTTACTTTGTTCTGTTATCATATgaagtttgtaattttttttatctaaaaaagaaaagaaaaaaattgaatgaatttggATCTTACCATGTTACTCTTCAATACACGATAAACATCCTCGTCAGTGAAAGTTCACCAGGATCTTTAATACATTGTTCCTAAACAATTGTCCTTCCCATTTCTTGTAGCAAATCGTGCATCTCTATTATGCCTTCCCTTCCCCATATTGAAACAATTGACATGAGGGACATATCAATGAGAATTCTAATTCCGGTTGTCGCAAAGAATCCACGAATATTAAACATTCGTTTTACCATATCCACATCCTTCCATTTATGAAAACATGCTACATCTAGAAatatctccttctcattttttttccaatcTATCATAACTTATTCTCAACACTTTCTGATAACTTTCACTGGGAAATCGTTTCAGTTTGTTGAATTCATCTTCCCAGTCTTCTTTGCTCTTGCAATTGAAGAACAAGGACCCCAAAACTGTAAGAGCCAAAGGGATGCCTCTGGCATAATACACGGCCTTTTCTGCCAACTCTTTATAATCTTTCGACGAGTACTGTTATTCTTGAAAGCATGCGAACAGAAGAGCTGAAGAGCGTCATTCAGTTTTAATACCTCAACCTCGTAGATATTATCCTCTTTAACTGTTTGCCTAAGTGTGCCCCTATCTCTACTTGTTACAATGATTCTACTTCCAGTGCCATACCGAAGACGATTGCCAGCTAAACGTTCAATTTGCAATGAATCACTCACGCCATCTAGAACAATGAGGACCTTTGTACGACTGAGCCTTTCTTGAACCAAAGTTGATCCTACGGTAAGAATATCTTCCTCTAATAGCTCCTTAAGAAGTGTTTTTTTCCAAGTGATCTAATCCACCTGCTTGTTTTGATTTCTCCCTAACATTCTTAAGAAAACAAGAAGCTTCGAATTTAGAAGAGTGTATGCGAAATACAGCCTTGGCAATGGTGGTTTTGCCAATACCACCCATGCCCCAAATACCTACAATGATGCAAGCGTCCGGTGAATGAATGCTTAACAGCAATTCAATCTGCTCGATGAGGCTTTCAATTCCAACAAAGCCCTTTAAATCGCAGGATGATTTGTGGCACAATTTGGTCCAAATATGATCGACAACTTTCTGAATTAGATCTGCCTCCGTCCTGGCGTATAGATGTATATGATTACGTAGAAAAACAATAGTAAGTCTTAAATACACTTTTCCAAATCTTAGCACAAATCAAATTGTCACAAGTTTAAAGAAAATTTATAACTTTAGACAAGTTAAAGGAGAGTTAGTTACccgtgtttgtaccatacttgaccaatcatGAATCTAccgagcaccgatcaacgttataccgtcaaggacccagaagagtttccctccaaccaagaggccaatcacagcgcgacacgcgttgacatcaaaagccaatcatagcacgacacatgtcaacatcagaagccaatcacaacacgacatgtgtcaatgtcagaacaaagctagaaactttcttctataaaaggagatcattctcccacaatttttctaatgtcatttgtactaaatcattcactagtactcactaaaggagagcttgaacctatgtacttgtgtaaacccttcacaattaatgagaactcctctacttcgtggacgtagccaatctgggtgaaccacgtacatcttgtgtttgtttctctgtctctatccatttacatacttatctacactagtgaccggagcaatctagcgaaggtcacaacttgacactttctgttgtaccaaaggcCTTACTGATTTGTACATTAACATTtgacgccgtctgtgggaaacacacttattcctactctcttcaactttgtcaagctggtttccaccattcgtacactttcttttgaccaggcatccttcTCTAACATGGTTAGCGAaggaagccatagcacacaTAACGATACCCCCCTCGCGCCTTGTGTGAGGATACGAAAGAAGCTCACTCATCAAGCTAAAGTCGAggagctggaggctcagaatAACAATATatcaatgaagaatgagatcatcCAAgaacaatatgagaagctctttgagacgttccatgaaactaggcgtactcaaacacgcgaactTGTTgtccctgtggacatcaaccatcttCTGGTGCCcctcaacacggagggtcacttTCCTTCGACataggtatccctgatgaggagcgagctaatcatcaaaacattgatcaacatgagacttctctcaacccagctgcttcgacctgaagcaagagaagtggaggaagacacctccttgcagaagggttggaaggatcgaaaaccgtttattgtgactgccgagacttcctaaagcaacgtcgagagaaccccctccacataagctcgaagattaatgacccaatgGTTTTTAAAAGACTCGATCCCCTCATACGACCCAGGCTAGCTGCCCATCTATgaaaggaacgacaggtcccaaagggacatgaaggtacaggggactcggaGGTAtttcgacagactcgccctagaagtcagtacggcgagttcaaggaaaaatcacatgctcttgcttaaactttcctacttccaagagacGATGGAGATTGACGGAAGAAAAttctagtggtacatgacttcactcaggacccccttgtcctacagctcattaaggaagtaaacaagttgaaggccgaacgccaggccgagatacctgactggaaccaacccaggcctagcactctcacaaggaggatcctcgacacccccttcaagcgaagacaaaacaaaagcttggtttacaactctatactggaagggaggacccgattatacaccttaacctctttaagttcaccatggcatatcagatgcacaccgacgaagagcgatgtcttctcttctcctctctggcagagctctaaaatggtattgtcgtcttccacctgagatagtagactcatttgaggaattaaggaaactgtttgtctctcaacacatcttccacaccgatcgcttgcattctacagatgacttgtacactattcgccagaagccggacgagtcactacaagAGTATGTCGGTCACTTCAGCTATGAGTATTCTCACTgcgttgaggcagatgacaagaccgccctcatggccttcatggcaggcctacatgattgtttcttcaagtacatgatcaatgccgaCATTTGGAATACTTACTCTGaagtgatggcacaagcttacaaccacacatctgccgaagcaaggacataccaagggagtccccatatggttaacctctatcaacaagtgggaagtggaagtcaagttctaccaagtaaggagatcttggccattcagacacccattgcatcatctcctgtatcatttagctactcgctaagtcaccaaacgtatttgtctcttggaaagaggaatgatttttactctcagcaagcccattacaacaagagggataaaagttcgtatcaagacaaccaggggtgaacgtatcgtcgactattatgactataggGCCAAGcctcattttttcaaagtggaggactaggtactgaaggaaatgctattataagaaggcatacatattacaaatgttttgactctcaaccgtttaagatcttttgtcacacaagccatttggCAAATATTTagagaagagggaattcagacaacttcttctgagtcttttgcattcctagcactggaacacttggtctatgtTGACCTACccctatactccaactcagagcttcaacatgcgtactttgacacaaagtatgtgatactaagtgttacaaccaacatggttcacatatcgaaAGTATgaatcccttcatgcatagcaaaacattcataagcaccactcatgtcaatcaacataaacatcatacattccaacatattcatacataaacatcatacattccaacacatccatacataaacCAATTGTGCTtcaaaagggttcaacatactttgtgtcattcgacacttgctacaatgtgcctcgacaccttgcccttattctcaccaactaggtgatgaaggaactcaacttcgtgccaccaaccaagtgatgaaatgtacaacccgtactctaatattatttggcaacttgccactcttatcaccaaccaggtgaagaatgagcttaccttcgtgccaccaactaggtggtgaaatgtgaagaaagaactcatcttcatgccaccaaccaggtgatgaaatgtacaacccgtactctccttcatgccaccaaacaggtgatgaaatgtacaacccatactctaatatcatttggcaacttgccactcatgccacaaaccaggtgatgaaatgtgatgaaaggtgatgaaggaactcacctttgtaccaccaaccaagtgatgaaagcaactcaccattcattccaccaactagaagacgagtggtacaacttgtacatgtgaactcctagcattcacaaataatcagaaaccctcaagctttacaactcaactaagggagcacttatgcccaacaagagttatagtcaccaacaaagtcttattgcaagccaacaacaacttcagtgcatggtatacgaagatcaagctattcagccctcttgcatttgcTTTAGACATTTCTCTTCTGTAACaagcaaacactacaactcgtagagagcttcacacactcttcatcaagattgttcgaagcaaattcaatttatatggttcatccaaaccttcgactattacaaggtgtggcttgtatatgttgtctctcctacattttcaaatttccaattttcccacaaaaacaaaaaaaaaggaaattgggaaattcaacaaagcttcatcaatggaggacaaccacaaatctcaaaagcttcacatactcttgatcaagacaatgtgaagcaaaaccaatttatggtgccaacaagagcttcatcaatggagagcagccgcaattctcaaaagtttcacacactcttgatcaagacagtgtgaagcaaaatcaatttatggtgccaacaaaagcctcatcaaaggagttcaaccacaattctcaaaagcttcacacactcttaatcaagacagtgtgaagcacaaccaatttatggtgccaataagagcttcatcaatggagggcaaccataattctcaaaagcttcacacattcttcaTCAAGACactgtgaagcaaaaccaatttatcgtaccaacaagagcttcatcaaaggagtttaaccacaattctcaaaagcttcacacactcttcatcaagacagtgtgaagcaaaaccaatttatggtgccaacaaaagcttcaacaacaaagcttcacctacaaagcttcaacataaaagcttcacctacaaagcttcaactcaaaagcttcaactccaaagcttcacctacaaaagcttcaactccaaagcttcacccacaaagcttcacccacaaagcttcaactccaaagcttcacctacaaaagcttcaactccaaagcttcacctacaaaagcttcaactccaaagcttcaactccaaagctttatctacaaaacttcaacataaaagcttcacctacaaagcttcaacacaaaagcttcacctacaaagcttcaactccaaagcttcaacataaaagcttcacctacaaagcttcaacacaaaagcttcacctacaaagcttcaactccaaagcttcacccataaagctttaactccaaagcttcacccacaaagcttcaactccaaagcttcacccacaaagcttcacccacaaagcttcaactccaaagcttcacccacaaagcttcacctaaaagcTTCAactaaaagcttcaacacaaaagtttcacctacaaagcttcaactacaaatgccaaaagcttcacacacccttgatcaagatagtgtgaagcaaaatcatttcatgatacccaacaaagcttcaactcaaagcttcacctataaagcttcaacaccaaagtttcacctacaaagcttcacctataaagcttaaatatatatatatatatatattttttttttttctttcggaaattcgaaaatttgaaaattaggaaattcgaaaattcgaaaaaaaaaattgaaaatttaaaaaaaaaaaaaaaaaagcttaggcctcatcttctttaggcctaacaactttcataacaaatatatatgaaggatgagttttgggctaccacttagaaaggaaaacggtgaagttttgttactttggaattTTGGCTACTAgtaagacacctcattcgtcaactccctcgaccggagacttaggGGATTCCTACCATATGATACTACACCTCGGCACTTGGAAGGTTCACGACTACTCAGCGACTTGGatctttcaagtctccaaccgagaaatttttctcactcgggaaattaagggaacactacctcaacctacatgcttcactcacaaagcttcaacatacaagcttcaacaaaagaaaaaaattcaaagaacttagtgaagaaggccttggtgtatttaacacaatacgttgaaatgaagcaaagtttatttattgatatctccgataagttacaaatatatacatatacatgaatcaaaataaacaaataagatggagtcttcacaaaagttgctcaggaaaagtctcagcagttggcagagccccagaaagaggaggcaccgaagggtgatcatttggagtctcagtactgggcagaaccccagaaggaggaggcaccaaaggttgatcatttggagtttcattatgcggtacagcctcagaagacgaaggcaataaatgtgtttggaacaaactcacaaacctctgatgattaagtaaaatctaacaatcagattcctgcagctggtcgagcttcctcttcatgtttgtagcatagtcatgtgcgagcctgtgcaactgtttattctcatgcttgagccctctgatctcctgtttgagacttatcacttcagccgccaatgatttaacttggcgggttcaagcaaatatacgttgtgccatattagacacagaacctgcacactgaacattgagagccagataatccttaacagccaactcatcaaactgtttggaaagtagtctgttatctttgggagtgagaaggttcttagccaccaccgcagcggtcatatcatttttcatcatagagtccccaaaggtaagaggaccggtaagggataagaaagatgggcgccatatgttgtcttgaggaggcatggttgtctcttcaccaaagttcaaatcaaaacgacggtcggatgggccagacattttcagaaatgatgaaggtcCAGTTAtcctaccattacccacaaaggtaaaggaacaacaccactgcttgataactggaaaatCCCTATATGTGTCAGCCTCTGTGCTCCGtagcaaggcagactggcaaaaatgtctAACCTTTACTgacatcgagaaaacactcccaacatgattacttgctcaaaaatcgaagaagcaccgctctccgaatctggagagccagactcccactaggattgctttctcaaaaatcgaagaggcaccgctcttcaaatctcgagagccagactctcaccaggattgctttctcaaaaatcaaagaggcaccgttatccgaatctcgaaagccagactcacaacatgattgctttctcgaaaatcgaagaggcaccactctctaaatcttgagagccagttccccaataggattgcttgttcaaaaatcgaagaggcaacactctccaaatcttgaaagccagatccccaaaatgattgcttgttcgaaaatcgaagaggcaccgctctacgaacttcgagagccagatttccttggataaaatttgtttgcaatcttcacacgtaacatcaactttccagataccacagaccactttttcaaagtgctctgacaaagttaaaacaagtgaatcttgcagctcccactacattgctatgaccgagaagggtaaagaaCCAGTGTTACTACTCgttgttgggacaattcctatatatgtcgacctccatcatCCACAGCCAggtagacctgcaaataaataaaaaatgctcaacttttcttcacatccgagagggcactctaaGTAGAGTCTCTCGAAAATACTCACCTTCTttttcccccgataatacctctgcaaacaagctacaccagaacaagaatatctcatatcatcaaggttaaaagcaagagtatctcatatcatgctttttccctgtcttttcctttacccttgttcttacctacaagacaaggagaaatagagcaatcagtcagcacttggaattaagcttccagtcaggaactgactgcctgattacttacctggcattgctctcgagtactcatcttcaacatcttgtgcttctagaaaagatatcacatctgcttgaggaataGATAGAGCAAGTGAGAAGAATACaagaaagcatgtggagacaagcacaacagaaCACATatcgattcatctattactttgtcaacaacaaaagtatcccatatcatcaaagtCGAACGCACCCttgatttgatagacttgttttgaccctcaaattcttgagtcgacattatactctagaggaaactagaaaaccctccagcccagttcaagaataagtcagtggaaagttacttcttcaaaagtaaaagtatctcatatcatctcttctcatttttcttctctttatccttcttgctaCCTACAAGAtagagagaatgagaacaatcagccggaacttgaaatcaaacttctgatatgGGACTGATTACTTGGAactctaattgcttaccttgtctgtcacctctttcggcagatctcctagcttggcgacttgggggactcctactacatggtttgtatcgcgcttgaccaagcctgaaactacaagtaagcttcaagtgaaattgatacattaccttgtgcatcttcaccgGTTAATGATACCACAcctggatggatgaaaagtacttccagataAGATACCATATCTACctacgagacagataaggcaagtgaaaacgataccacacttcggtacttagaagtttcatgattactcagcagcttggatcttacaagtccccaaccgaggagcttccctcactcgggaacttaagggagtattgtttgtaccatacttgaccaatcacGAAACTACCGAttaccgatcaacgttataccgagagtttccctcaaactaggaggccaatcacagcgcgacacgcgtcgacatcagaagctaatcatagcgcgacacgtgtcaacatcagaagctaatcacaacacgacacgtgttaatgtcagaacaaagctagaaactctcttctataaaaggagatcattctcccataatatttcctaatgtcatttgtactaaatcattcactagtactcactaaaggagagcttgaacctatgtacttgtgtaaacccttcataattaatgagaactcctctactccgtggacgtagccaatctgggtgaaccatgtacctcttgtgtttgcttccctgtctctatccatttacatatttatccacactagtgaccgaagcaatctagcgaatgtcacaaacttgacactttctgttgtaccaaagtcctcactgattttgtgcatcaacaacccgGATTTGTTTGAATGATCAAACCCAGATAGATTGGCTGCAGTCGTCAAAGCATCCCTCCACTTGTGCACCTTGTCGATACTGTTAGTGAATCGTTTTTCAAGTTGAGCAAATGCATCTGCATAACTCCTGTGTTGTTTTCGTACATTAGATGGATCGATGTCGTAGAATACAGGTATAACCATCCGGCCTTCTCTGTTGTTGCATTTTAGTATATGCACAAGCTCATCCAAACACCATGCGGAAGAAGCATAGTTTTGCTAGAAAATGATCGCCGAGATGGTGGATTTCTCGATTGCTTCTTGAAGGGCAGGTTCGATTTCTTCTCCTCTCTGAAGTCTATTATCGATGTAGGTTTCAACTTTCTTATGAAGTAAGGCAGCATGAAGATGGCTGGTAATACCAAGGCAGGTGTCCCTACCTCTGAAATTGATAAACACATCGTACTTTTCTCGACGTGGGGGGTTAtcagcatcatcatcatcatccttaACAACAGCAGAATCAGCTGCAGGAgacgaagaagaaaatgatttgCAGCACATGTACAACAGAGTCCCGATGgcgatgatgatgatgttgaaaacttgaatcaaggCAATCAACTTCATCTCTCTATTAGGTATGTGCACAAGGTTACAAATGTTTCAGAaggacaaaaaatgaaaatatggaAAGACAAGGATTAGTCACTTTCACatacttaaaaaataatgaaCACAACTTGGCTGCTGTAAAT harbors:
- the LOC126618967 gene encoding disease resistance protein RPV1-like, translating into MLVNLQVIDLSHSHYLTEVPNLSGSLKIVHINLCGCPCLVEIPWYFQHLHKLTRLGLAACWSLKYLPEMPGSIKYLDLQETGIKELPESVWPNENISYLNIRYCKDLDKLPSNMCKLKVSDCFNLDGCTSLGKFSELPKDITTLSLVDCKRLVSLPTYICKLKYLEELNLSSYSKLENFPEILEPMEHLKCLNLSGTVVKELHSSIEFLPSLKRLELEGCKRLSSIPKSICKLKYLTKLDLSGCPELENFSKILELKEHLKFLYLSGTTVKELPSLIEFLPALKHNKPQGCKRLSSIPGNICKLKYIERLNLKDCSRFSKFPEILKPMELLVSLSLNRTAIEMLPSSIENLISLQTLDLSGCKHLRMSLMVSFAQPHCKNYI